The DNA window CTCCTCGAGATGGCGGTGTCCCTAGGCTGGTAAGCTTTGTAACTGATTACTGCAAGCAGCTGCTTAATGATACATATCTACCACATTTGAAAAAGGTTCTAAAAATTCATCTTAGTTGGAGAAATGAAACATATGAAGAGGGTATTATTTTCACACAAATATATGACACAATCAAGGAAGTTGCAGTTAATCTTGATTCTTGGTCAAAGGCCTATGAGGATATCACATTGTCCTACATTTTCATGATAAATAATCATTGCCATTTCTACAATTTGAGGGGTACCATGCTTGGGGATATGATGGGAGATACTTGGTTAGGAGCACATGAACAATACAAGGACTATTATGCAGCACTTTATTTGAGGAATAGCTGGGGAAAGCTTCTATCAATTATTGTTCAAAAAGACTTACTTTCATCCTCATTGAGTAGCCAAGATTTGGGAAAGAGATTGCATGCTTTCAATGTAGCTTTTGATGAGAGGTACAAGAAGGAATCTAGTTGGACAATTTGTGATGAGGCCTTGAGGAAAAACATATGCAAGCATTTGGTGGAATGTATTGTACCAATCTATAAGGCCTATGTGAAGAATTACAACTTGTCAATCGAGAATGAAGGTATGGTTGTGAAGCATATCAAATATACAGCAGAGAGTTTGGAGTAAGATTTGGTCTCTGTTTTAGCCAAAGCTAAAGAAGAATGGGAGTGTCAAGCATGTAGATTGGACTAGCAAAATAAAACAAGTTAGCAAAAATTTTCGCTTCACTCTAGCTGCTAAGTAGTTTATGTATGtcatttccttgttatttgGCAAAAATCAAGGTAAATGAATGTACTCTAAATCTACATATTATGTTTGAAAATAAACAGGTAGAAGCATTTGAAAACAGAATGAAGTATAATTGTATAGTATGTATATCATAGTTGCAATAGTcaagttttatttaaatttgtctATAATTTATTGCCAAGTAGTAAAtctatactaaaaatataataatttcattgttttaatatatatatatgaagttTAAAATATAGTTTTGGTTCTTTTTTGCATGTTAGGTCTTATAAATGTACACTCTT is part of the Arachis duranensis cultivar V14167 chromosome 1, aradu.V14167.gnm2.J7QH, whole genome shotgun sequence genome and encodes:
- the LOC107471547 gene encoding exocyst complex component EXO70A1-like → MLSCRVFEKIGREASTECFARIAIRSGILSFILFGRNVSESRNDPYKLLNMLDIFSQLLAQVKLQRPSFPPRDGGVPRLVSFVTDYCKQLLNDTYLPHLKKVLKIHLSWRNETYEEGIIFTQIYDTIKEVAVNLDSWSKAYEDITLSYIFMINNHCHFYNLRGTMLGDMMGDTWLGAHEQYKDYYAALYLRNSWGKLLSIIVQKDLLSSSLSSQDLGKRLHAFNVAFDERYKKESSWTICDEALRKNICKHLVECIVPIYKAYVKNYNLSIENEGMVVKHIKYTAESLE